The Silvibacterium dinghuense DNA window AGGCCATCTTCCTGTTCCGCATATGAATATCGAGTATCGCTAATGATAGAGTGTTTAGCCGTGCCGGTTCTCCGGAGATAACAGCGCGGAGCGATACGGCAAGCACTTCCGAGGGAGAGGGCGATTTCATGAGGGTATCGAGGCGGACGTTTTCGAAAGGCTTTGCGCTGGCCGCATCCGGTCTGGCGATCGGAGAGAAATCCACGCAGCTCTGGGCACAGATTCAAGGCGAGCACATTCAAACCACCCAGGCGCATCCGGTTCCACCGATTCAGGACACGGAAACAGCCGCGCAGAAAGAGGAGCGCCTGGGATGGTTTCGCCAGGCGAGATTCGGCATGTTCATCCACTGGGGCCTCTACGCGATTCCAGCAGGACGATGGGATGGAAAAGAGATTCCCGGCATCGGCGAATGGATTATGAACCGCGCATCCATTCCCGTCGCCGACTACAAAGCGCTGGCGCCGCAGTTCAATCCGACACAGTTCAGCGCCGCAACCATTGTCGGCCTCGCCAAGTCGGCAGGGATGAAGTACATCGTCATCACCTCGAAACATCATGACGGCTTTGCGATGTTCGACTCCAAGGCCGATCCATTCAACATCGTGCAGGCGACTCCCTTCAAGCGCGATCCGCTGAAGGAAATCGCAGAAGAGTGCCGGAAGCAGGACATCCGCCTGGGCTTCTATTACTCGCAGGATCAGGATTGGACAGCGCCCGGCGGCGCGGCATACAAAACCGGCGATCACCAGCCTCCCACCTTCCACTGGGACCCGGCGCAGAATGGCAGCTTCTCCGAGTATCTCCACAAAAAAGCGATCCCGCAGATCAAAGAACTGCTCACGAATTACGGAGAATATCCCGCCATCGTCTGGTTCGACACGCCCACCAAGGACATGACCCCGGAGCTGGCCGGCGATATCGTCAAGGTGCTCAATCAGCATCCCAGGCTGATCTGGAATAACCGCCTCGGCGGCGGCTATGAAGGAGATACCGAGACGCCCGAGCAATACATCCCCGCGCGCGGCTATCCCGGACGAGATTGGGAATCGTGCATGACGATGAATGACACCTGGGGTTTCAAGCAGGACGATACGAACTTCAAGAGCACGGAAACACTGATCCGCAACCTGATCGACATTGCGAGCAAGGGCGGCAACTACCTGCTGAATATCGGCCCCATGGCGACGGGTGAAGTTCCCGCGCCGGAGGTCGAACGGCTGCAGGCTGTAGGCAAGTGGCTGTCCGTGAATGGCGCATCCATTTATGCGACGCAGCCCACCCTGTTTGGTGCGGAAGCCGGTTCTTTCTCGCCGACAGAAAAGGACAAGGAAGGGAAGCCGAAGTTCATTCCCGCATGGCAGTGGCGCTCCACCACAAAAGCGAACGAGATCTATATCCACCTCTTCGAGTGGCCAAACGGATCATTCCATCTGGATGCAGTCCCGCGGCATGTGACCGGGGCCTATCTGCTGGCGGACGAACAGCAGAAGCCTTTGAAGGTAACGCAGTCAGAAAAAGGTCTTGAGGTTGCTCTGCCCGAACAGGCTCCAGACCCGATCGCAAGCGTACTGGTACTGAAGACGGCATAAAACGCAACGAACATCGTGCCACAGCATGTGCGCTCTTACTCCCTGCCCGTACTCCATGATGGAGCGAGGGCGCGCATGCTGTGGCATGGAATCATGTCACAGCAGAATTTGGCTCTACACAATTTCCGTGCGACTGGCGCAAAGATTCCAGTAGTCTTCGAGGCGACAGATCGGGACAAAGAATGCCGCCTGCAGAACCCACACAACGATCGCAAAGCCACAGGACGCAGCGCAAAACGTATGGGGCGATATGCGCGGTAATCCTGTTATGGGCCGCATGCCTGCTGCTGCACAAGCCGCGTGCCGCGGCTCAACCTGGCAGCACGGGAAACGCATACGTCGGCTCGAAGGCGTGTGCAGACTGCCACCAGCAGATCTATGACGAATACCAGCACACGAGCATGGGGCGCTCGATGGCAGAGATCACGCCTGCGCTCATCCGGACGCTGCATCTCCCCGCAAGCTACGACGATCCGGCAAAAAATCGGCACTTTACCGTCTACGCAAACAATGGCGCGCTGCTTCAAGGCGAGTTTGAAACCGATGCATCGGGCAACGAGGTCTTTCGCGACACGCATGCGCTGGCATGGATGATCGGTGCGGGAGAAAACGGATTAGGATTTCTGGCAAGCCGCGATCGCTATCTCTTTCAGGCGCCTTTGTCGTTTTACGCAAAGACCCAGGCGTGGAGCTATTCGCCCGGATATGAATTCGCCGACTACGGCTTCAGTCGTCCGATTCTCACCGGATGCATCACCTGCCACAGCGGATTTCCTCGCCCCGTTGCCTCCACAAACGGACAATACGAAGAACCTGCATTCTCGGAAGCCGCCATCGGGTGCGAGAAGTGTCATGGCCCAGGGCAACAGCATATCCGCGCCATGACGATGCGCGCGGCAAAAGGCGCGAAAGACGATCTGATCGTCAATCCCGCGCGCCTCAGCAGCACGCTGTCCGATAACCTCTGCATGTCCTGTCATCAGGGCGACGATGTGCGCGTGCTGCAGCCGGGCAAGCGGTATTCCGATTTCCATCCGGGCATGCCGCTCAACGATGTGCTGGCAATCTTCAAAATCCCACCTACGCGGGAGGCTCCTCCCGATGACGACCACGTGGATCACTACTATGCGATGACACTGAGCAAGTGCTATCGCGCCAGCGCCGGACGCATGCGCTGCATCACCTGTCACGACCCGCACGTCGAGCCATCAAAAGAGCAGGCGCCTGCATACTTCAATCAAAAATGCCTGACCTGCCACACCAGCCACAGCTGCCGTCTTCCGCTCGAGGCGCGCCAGCGCAGCACACCCGCCGATAACTGCATCGGCTGCCACATGCCGAAGCGGGCGATTCAGACCATCGCGCACACGAACGCCACCAATCACCGCATCGTCCGCACTCCGGGAGAACCGTTTCCCGATCTTGCGTTTCAGCAGACGAGCGCCTCGCTGCCGGATCTGATTCTTCTCGATCCGTCGCCAGGCAAACAGGCGGACTCGCCTCCGCTGCTTACCCTGCTGCAGGCATATGGCGAGCTCTCGGCAAGCAAGCCTGAGTATGTAGAGCCGTACCTGAAAATCCTGGACCTGCTGAGCCGGAGCCAACCGGAAAATGCGCTTGTACAAGCGGCGCTGGGACGCAGAGCCTTGAAGAGCGGAGATATGACACAGGCGGAGAAATATCTTCGCCACTCGCTGCAGCTTGACTCCACGCAACCCGCCGTTGCCGGCGACCTGGCAGAAGCACTCGAGAAGCTCGGACAAGCACAGGAAGCGGCGGACCTGCTTCGCAACGCCGTAGAGCAGGACCCATTCAACCCGGTTCTACGCAAGAAACTCATCGTCAGCTATATCGGTCTCCGCCAATATGCAGAAGCCAAGAGCGCGCTGGAAGCCTATCTCAGCGTCTTCCCTCAGGACTCCTTCATGCGACAGATGCTCGCGCGCGTGCAGGCATCCTCCACAAGCCCGTAGTGCAAAGCAAGGCGTTGTCGCGCGCGTTGCGAGGCTGCTAGGGTGTGCCGACATATGGATACGACCTCAACATGAATCTGCCTGAACAGAAGAAGACACGCTCCGAAGTGCGCCGCAGCAAAGCTCCTGCAGCCGCAACCATGGCGCTGCTGCTCTTCTTCATGACAGTTCTCCGCACGTCCTGGGCAGAGCCGCTGCCCGGATGCCACGGGCCTCAGGATCTCGAGCAGGCCGTCTCCTCGCATCCCTCCGCTCCTGCCTGGACGGCACTCGGAGAGTGGTTCGGAGGCCAGCACCAACTCCCCTGCGCGACGAGCGCCTTTGAGGTAGCACTGAAGCTGGCTCCGGACTCCTGGCAGAGCCGCTACGACCTCGGCCTCACGCTGTTGAACGCGGGCGATGACACCCGTGCCGAGCAGGAGCTTCGCAAGGTGCTGCGGCTGCGTCCCGGCATACTGCAGGCCCACGCGGCGCTGGGTGTCGCGCTCAGCCGTCTGCACCAGACCGACGCCGCCATCGCAGAATTTCGAATCGTGCTCAGGAGCGATCCGAAATCGCTGGCTGCGCTCGATGGCATTTCAAAAGCCTGGATCGAACAGAAAAAATACACCGAAGCGATTGCCATCCTGAAAGGCGCACCGGCCAGTGAGCCGCTAGAACTCGACCTTGCGGCAGCCTACTCCGGAACAGGAAATACCGAGGAAGCCGTGCACATCCTTTCCGGCCTGCTGAGCGGCGATCCATCCGATCTACAGGCCAGAGTGAATCTCGGCCTGGTATTTGCGGAGGCATCCCGTTACAGCGAAGCGGAGGCGGAGCTGCGCAAAGCCGATGCTCTCAGTCCCAACGATCCCTCCGTGCTCACGCCGCTGGCCATGGTTCTTTCCCGCCTCGACCGCAAGGACGAAGCGATCGCAACCCTTCGCAAACTCTGCGCCATCGAGCCCGACTCATCGGATGCTCACCTGAATCTCGGCATCGCACTGGCCGACGAGGTGCAGCTCAACAACGCGCTCCAGGAATTCTCCACAGCGATCCGTCTCGCACCCCGGAGCGCCATCGCCCACTACAACAAAGGGCGTCTGCTGCTGGATATGCAGCGCAATGACGAAGCGCAGCCGGAGCTCGAAACCAGCCTGCGCATCACCCCCCGGTTTGCTCAATCCTGGTATCTGCTCAGCCTGATCGCCAGGCAAAAAGGGAAAGACAGCGAGGCCGTCGACGATCTGCGCAAGGTGATTGCCATCGAACCCGGCAACGCAGAGGCTCATTACATGCTGGGACGGGAGCTGCTCAACGCTGGAGACCGTCCCGCCGCCATTACCGAATGGCGCAAGACCATCGAGATTCAGCCGAATTACGGCGAAGCGCTCTATAACCTCTCGCGTATTCTCGCCCAAACCGATCCGGCAGAGGCGAAACAGTTACAGGATCGATTTATCAGGTTGCAGGCCGAACAGCACGTGATGGATCGTGCCAGCATGCTGGGGAATTTCGCACTGGCCTCAGCGGACGCCCATGACTGGCCGCAGGCGATCGCCCATATGAAAGAGGCGCTTGCCGCCTGCCAGAGCTGCTCTGCCCTCCCTCAGCTGCACAAGGATCTCGGACTGATCTACTGCCGCTCCGGCGCCTACAACGATTGCCGGGAAGAGCTTCTTCTCGCGCAAAAGCTCTCCCCGGGCGATGCGGATATCGAAAAGTCACTCCGCATTCTGGCCGTGCAATAGTCCCTTCCCGCACGCCTCACATCCCCTTCTTTCCTGCTCCACGGCTCTCTTTCCGAGAATCCCATTGACAAATTTTTCCGCGTTCGCGTAGCTTGCTTTGCGTTTGACAAGCAAACCAATCATTTGACGTGTAAAAACAGGTAGCATCTGCATCCGCGGAATTTCGTCGTGTAATCGCCCATGGATTTCCGGCTGATCGACAAAGATCGGGAATCATCCGCTGATAGGAAAAGAGCCGCCTGGCGTTTTTCGGGAGGGAATACGCATGAAGGTTTCTTTGCGCTGGCTCAGTTTCGTCTTCGGACTCTGTCTCCTCACTTTGAATGGCTTTTCCCAGGTATCCACCGCATCGCTGAACGGAGTGGTGAAAGACCCGCAGGGAGCGGCAATTCCCAATGCAGCGGTAAAGCTGCGCAATCTGGATACGAACGTCGAGCGCACCACGACGACCAACAGCGACGGCGTGTATGCCATCGTGAGCATCCTTCCCGGCCACTACACGCTGGAAGCAACAGCCAATGGCTTCGGCACGCAGCAGATTCCCAGCTTCACGCTTGTGGTCGACCAGATTGCCACCTACGACTTTTCGCTCGCCATAGGCGTGCAGAACACGGTGGTGACCGTCCAGGGCGCGGCAGCTCGCCTGGATGTGACCAGCTCGAACCTGGGCACGGTGATGGAGACCAAGCAGGTCAACGATCTGCCCTTGAATGGCCGCAACTTCACGCAGCTGCTGCAGCTCACGCCGGGCGTTGTGCCCATCAACGTAAGCCAGAGCAGCGGCGGCGGCTTTGCCGGGCCGGCCACGGCCGAGGGCTCGTCGTTTACCTTCCCCGCCATCAACGGCCAGACGAATCGCAGCAACTTCTACTACACCGATGGCCTGGATAACTACGGCAGCCTGCTCAGCACCTACGCAGTCCCTCCGATCATCGACGCCATCCAGGAATTCAAGATCGTGTCGCACACCGATGATGCTTCGTCGGGCTCGGTGCTCGGTGGCGTGGTGAACGTCGTCACGAAATCCGGCACAAACGCGCTGCATGGCACGATGTGGGAATACATTCGCAACAACGCCTTCGATGCCCAGGAGTATTTCTCCGAGGTTCCAGCCTTCCGCCAGAATCAGTTCGGTGTCTCAGCCGGTGGTCCGGTGATCTTCCCCAGGCTCTACAACGGAAAGAACAAGACTTTCTTCTTTGGCGCCTACCAGGGATTCCGCTACACGAGACAGAACGATTCCCTGCTGAAGGTTCCGACCGCGGCTGAGCTTGCAGGCGACGAAAGCGACTGGCCCACACAGATCTACAATCCCTTTTCCACCACGCTCAGCACCGACGCGGCGGGGAACCCGGTTTATACCAGGCAGCCCTTTACGAACAACCAAATTCCTTCGAGCCTGATCAGCCCCCAGATGGTCGCCTTTGCACAGTTTGTATTTCCGGCAGCCGGCGCGGAAATCGGCTCAACCGGGGACAACGCGATCGATCCCACGCCGATCGTGCAGAGTCAGAATGAGTGGACCGCGCGCGTCGATCAGACCATCGGCGAAAAGAGCTCTGCGTGGTTCCGTTACAGCGCCATCAACTCCACACTTACCCAGTCCGGAGGCGTACCGGATCTCGCCAATACGACTACGGAGCCGGGCCGCAACTGGGGCGGCAGCTTTGTCCATACCTTCAACCCCAGCCTGATCGTGCAGGTCGACGCAGCACACACCCTGGTCCAGCACAACGGGCAAACACGCTGGACCAAATCCATCACCAGCGTCTTCGGCGATGTCGGCTTCTCGACCGACTTCGCCGGCAGCTTCAACGCCGACAATGACGGCAATCTGCTGCCTGACCCAGGCATCTCCGGCTTTGCCGACGGCGGCGAGAGCATTCAGAATCAGCCCAAGGTCACCGACAGCACGCAGGTCGACGGCACAGTCACGAAGATCATCGGCGACCATGAGCTGCACATCGGCGGCGGCTATACCAGCAACTCCTTCGCCAGCCCGATCGGTTACGCCAACCTGGGCTTCGCGGCGCAGCAGACCGGCAACCCGCAGAACTCCGCCGAGCCGGGCGACTCCATTGCCTCCTTCATCCTCAACGTTCCCAACAGCGCCAATCGCCGCAATGTGAACGAGACCACGCGGCCCGGCGGCGTGATGAGCGCATACATTCAGGACACCTGGAAGGCACTCCCCAAGCTCACCCTGAACTTCGGACTGCGCTACGACATCACCTTCATTCCGCCTTACGGCAAGGAATCCACGGTCGGTCAAAACGGTGGTATCGAGACCGGCGACATGGATCTCGATAACGGGACCTACATCCTGCAGAAAGTGCCGCCGGCATGCAGTGTGCGCGGCCATGCGCCCTGCATTCCCGGAGACGGCACGTTGCCCGAGCACGTCGTAGTCGACCCGCGCGGCAAGATCGCACACAACGATTACGACAACTTCGGCCCTCGCCTGGGCTTCGCCTACCGCTATGACGAGAAGACAGCCATTCGCGGCGGCTTCGGCATCGTCTATGACAACTGGGCCGCGGTCAGCCAGATGGCGCAGAACATCGAAGGCTCCTGGCCGGACGTAGGCCAGCTGATCAACAACAGCCTGAACATACCCAGCACCACAGCCGTCACACCTAACGCAACGGCGCAGAATCCCTTCGCCGGCAGTACGGCAGGACTCTTTCCTGCCGCGACTCCCTTCCAGCAGGTGCAGTGGTTCTACGATCCGCACATCAAGAATGCTTACTCCGAGCAGTGGACACTCGGAGTCGAGCGCCAGGTCAGCAGCTCGACCACTGTCGGCCTGAACTATGTGGGCTCCGTGGGACGCAGAAACGATGTGGGCGGCTATTACAACACCGCGCTCAAGCCCGGCCCTGCCGACCCGCAATCCCAGGCTCTCTTCCCCTACATCGCTCCCACCTACTACGACCGCAGCATCGGATCGTCCTCTTACCATGCTGCGCAATTCATGCTGAACCGGCGCCTGAACAACGGCTTCTCCTATCAGGTCGCCTACACCTGGTCGAAGTCGATGAATGTCGGCGGCGATGGCTGGTTCGGCGTAGAAGGCACCGTGCCGCAGGATCCCTATAACCCCTCCGGCTATGGAAGCTACTCGGTATCGGGCACCGATCTTAGAAACGTTCTCTCGGTTAACACGCTTTATGAAATCCCCGTCGGCAGAGGACGAACCTTCTCCACCGGGAAGCCCTTCCTCGACTACATCCTGGGCAACTGGCAGTTGAACAACATCTTCACCGCCCGCTCCGGCCAGGTCTACACTCCGGATACAAGCAGCGACGTCGCACACACCGGCAATGGCGCAACCTATGAAACGCTCGATATCGTCGGCGACCCCAACGGCATCAAGCGATCCCCGAAGGAGTGGTTCAACACGGCCGCATATGCCACACCGCCGCTCTACACCTATGGCACCGCGGGACGAAATTCCTTACGCACGCAGGGATTCTGGGATCTCGATACCTCGGTCTTCCGAAAGTTCCCCATCCACGACGATCTGAGCTTCGAGTTCCGGGCCGAAAGCTTCAACCTGGCCAATCACCCGGTCATGGGAACCCCGGACGCGAACATCAACGACTCCACATTCGGCGTCGTCAGCAGTACTGCCAGCACAGCACGCGAACTCCAGTTTGCCGGCAGAATCATCTTCTGAGAGCCCCAGGTAAACAACGCGGCGCCCGCGATGCAAGAGCTGACGCCGCGTTGTTTATTGCCTTCCAGATTTGTCATCTTGCCCGTGGCGCAGCAAATCGATATAGGTCATGCTCCTGCCAGTTTTCGGGCGCCGTGCCACTGGCTTCAGGCGTGATTTCCAGAAGGACTCCAGAAAAAGCTGGTTGACAGGCATCGGTCGAAGTGTAAAGATGCCGCCACGGTGGAATCGTTTCCATCCTGCATTTCACCGGAATATAGATTGCTACAGTTCCGTTACCCGCCCTGCGGCCAGCAGACTTCGATCGCCGGTCGAACGCTCCCGCATGGCCTGAATTCCGCTCCCTCTGTTGTCAGTTCCCCGCTTTGCCTGCAGTAACAACATCGACTGTGTTTGTGAAACGGAGATACAAGTTATGCGCGGTTTCCCCCGAAGAGGCCTCTGGCTGCAGTTCGCCCTTTCCTCTCTTACGATGATTGCGATCCCACTCTGCAGCAGCGCAGATGCAGCAGCCCAGCGCGTGCATCTGCCAAGACACATTGCCGCACCGTCCAACGCTGCATCGTCCGGCCAGACCATGGCGGCGAGCCAGACGATGGGGCTCACCATTTCCCTCCCCATACGCAACAAGCAGGAGCTGCAGACACTGCTCCAGCAGCAGCAGAATCCCTCCAGCCCGCAGTATCACAAGTACCTCACCCCGGCGGAGTTCACCGCGCGCTTCGGCCCCACGCAGGCGGACTACGACAAACTCATCGCCTACGTGAAGGCGCAGGGCATGACGGTAACGCGCACGCACACCACGCGCATGGTGCTGAATGTGACCGCGCCCGTCTCCTCGGTAAACAAGACCTTCGCAGTGACCATGCGGCAGTATCAGCATCCGACGGAGAACCGGACCTTCTTCGCTCCGAACATAGAGCCGACGGTCGATGCCAGCGAGCCGATCGTGGATGTGCACGGACTGACGAACTATGAGCTTCCCCATAACTACCTGGTGAAAGCCAGCCATGCCGCGCAGTCTTACACCACAGGCTCCGGCACAGGCGGCTCCTTCCTGGGCAGCGACATGCGCGCCGCCTATGCCTCCGGCGTGACGCTGGATGGCACCGGCCAGTCCGTCGGACTGGTCGAGCTTGGGCCCTACAACATCAGCGATGTGCAGAACTACTTCAGCACCATCGGCCAGCCTCTCGATGTGCCGATCTTCAACGTTCTGCTGGGCGTGGACGGCATCTGCTCAGGGCTGCCCTCCACCGGCGGCTGCGACGACGGCGAAGAGGTCATCGACATGGAGCAGGCGATCTCCATGGCGCCGCATCTCTCCGCGCTGATCGTCTATGTGACGAACGGACCGGACACCGATGCGCAGACGGCCTTCGCGCAGGCCGCAGAGGATGACGCGGCCAAGCAGATCAGCCTTTCCTTCGGCTGGGGCGGCACACCGGAGACGGAACCGGGCTACGAGCAGGTGTTCATGGAGCTGCTCGCACAGGGACAGAATGTCTTTGTCTCCTCGGGCGACAGCGGCGCTGCGGTCGGTACGGTCGGCTATCCCGGCAACAGCACCTACATCACCGCAGTAGGCGGCACGGACCTCACCACAACCGGGCCCGGCGGCGCATGGTCATCGGAGTCCGGCTGGGTGGGCAGCGGCGGCGGATGGAATCCGGCCTCGGCAATCCCCAGCTACCAGACCCCGGTGATCAATGCGCAGAACCAGGGCTCAACGCAGTACCGGAATATTCCTGACGTGTCGATGGAAGCCAACACCGACAACTACTACTGCGCGAATGGCAGCTGCCAGACGGGCATCGGTGGCACCAGCCTTTCGGCTCCGCGCTGGGCGGGCTTTCTGGCCCTGGCCAATGAGCAGTCGAACGGAATCCCCATCGGCTCTCTGAATCCGCAGGTCTACGCGATCGGACAGACCTCGAACTACACCAACCTCTTCCACGACATCACAACCGGCAACGACTTCAACTCGAGCAGCCCGGACATGTTCTCGGCGGTAGCAGGCTATGACCTGGTGACTGGCTGGGGCACGCCAAACGGACAGGCGACTCTGAACGTGATTGGGCCGGCTTCGACAAGCAGCCCGAACTTCACCCTGACCGCCTCGGCAAACTCCATTCCGCTGACTGCAGGAGAAAGCGGTTCGACGACGATTACCGTGACTCCGACAAACGGCTTCACCGGCGCAGTCACGCTCACTGCGAAGGTCATCGGCGGATCGTACGGACCTGCCGGCGTAACCGCGACGCTGGGTCAGTCCTCCATCACCACTTCCGGCTCCACAACGCTCGACGTGGCGACCACCAGCGCCACGCCCGGCGGCAATCTGCTGGTCGTCGTAACCGGCAGCGCCCAGGGAATCACGCAGACGGCATACATCACGCTGGCCCTGCCGGACTTCGGGCTGACGATGACACCGACCACTCTCTACCTGAACCAGAAGGACTACACGACGGCCACGGTAACCGCTGCACCGGAGAACGGCTTCACCGGAAAGGTGAAGTTCGCCTACAACGGCTCATTGCCGACGGGCGTGGATGCTGGATTCCTTCCGAACACGAAGTCGGACACCGCAACGCTGGCGCTGCTGGCCGGGCCAATGGCGCTGACAGGCGTCAACAATCCGGTCGCGATCAGCGCAACCTCGGGCAGCCTCACCCAGCAGTACTCCTCCGCAGCACTGGAGGTAAGTGCGGCGCTGGGCAAGTGGGGCGCGGGTACCCCTGTGGACCTGACGAGCGCGTACAACGCCTATGCCGCATTCAGCGACGGCACCACATTCACAACGCAGGGCGGACTGGGCGGCTATGCCTATTCGGCCAACCAGCTCTCCACGGCGCGCGTGCTGAATGGCGTGCAGTTCAACTTCGGCAAGGCGAACACCGAGAATGGCGTAGCCGGCGCAGGACAGACCATCGCACTGCCCAAGGGCAAGTTCTCGACCCTGCAACTGCTGGCCACCGGCATCGACGGCAACCAGACCAACCAGGCACTGACCGTGACCTACACGGACGGCACGACGCAGAGCTTCACGCAGAGCTTCAGCGACTGGTACTCGCCGTCGAGCAATCTCGGCGAAGGCGAAGCCATCGCCTCGCAGCATCGCAACGAGGAGAACGGAACCGAAGACACAAGGCAGTTCAACCTTTACGGCTATGCCTTCCTGCTCAACAGCTCCAAGGAAGTGCAGAGCGTGACCCTGCCGAATAACAGCGACGTGATCGTGCTGGCAGCAACCCTGGTGAGCCCGGATCTCGGGACGCAGGTGAACCTCGCCAGCGCCTTCAACGCCACCGGCATCTACACGGACGGTTCGACGTTCTCCGCCTCGGGTGGTATCGATGGTGGTGGCGCGGCCTATTCGGCAAACCTGCTGGGCGACCAGACCGGCTCGCGCAGCTTCATCGCCAACGGCATCGCGTACACCATCGCAGCGGCCAACCAGCCGAACGTGGTCTACGGTGCAGGCTCGGCGATTGCACTGCCGAGCGGGAAGTACGATCAGATCCGCATCCTCGGCACCGGCGTGCAGGGAGACCAGACCGCGCAGACCGTGACCATCACCTACACCGACGGAACCCAGTCAAAGAAAACTCTGAGCCGTACTCTGACGCAGAGCTTCAGCGACTGGTACACACCCGCCCACTACCAGAACGAGTCCGAGGTGTACGCGATGGCCTATCGTGATTACAACGATGGCTCGCAGGACGACGACACCTTCAACCTCTACCAGTACATCCTGCCGCTCGACGGCTCGAAGACCGTGCAGTCGATCGAGCTGCCGAATAACCGGGATGTCATCGCGTTGGCCATGACGCTCGTAAAGAGCGGCTTCCGCCCATGGCAGAACGGAGCAGGACAAGGAGGCTGGTAAAGCTCGCATCCCAAGCAACAAAAATCCCGCGAAGGCGAAGGCCTTCGCGGGATTTTCTTTACCGGCACAACGGCTTCAAGCACCGGGCGGATGCGTAGCAGCCGGCACCTTCTGCTGCAGCTCATCGAGACGGGCGAGCAGATGCTGCTGCAGAGCTGAGGTCTCCGGGCGACCGTACAGGTTCGTAGTCTCGCCGGGATCGGCCTGCAGATCGTAGAGCTCGAACTCCTGCGGTTCCATCCCATAGTGAATAAGCTTGTATCGCTCGGTGCGAATGCCGCGATGCGGGCGCACAGCCTCGGGGTTGGGCCACTCGAAGTACTCGTAATACCACTCGCGGCGGAACTCCGGATCTGCGGCCTTAGCCAGCGGCAGCACGCTCTTGCCCTGCATATGCGCCGGGACAGGCAGCCCGGCAAGATCGAGGAGCGTCGGCGCAAGGTCAATGTCGAGAACCTGTTCCTTGCGTACGGTACCCGCCGGAATGCGCTCAGGATAGCGGATCATCAGTGGCACGCGAATGGACGGCTCATGCATGAGCCGCTTGTCGAAGAGACGAAATTCCCCCAGGAAGTAACCATGATCTGAGGTCTGCACAATGGCGGTCTCATCGAGAATGTTCTTCTTCTCGAGCCATGCGACGATGCGTCCGATGTTCTCATCCACAGCAACCAGGCCAGAG harbors:
- a CDS encoding alpha-L-fucosidase, which gives rise to MRVSRRTFSKGFALAASGLAIGEKSTQLWAQIQGEHIQTTQAHPVPPIQDTETAAQKEERLGWFRQARFGMFIHWGLYAIPAGRWDGKEIPGIGEWIMNRASIPVADYKALAPQFNPTQFSAATIVGLAKSAGMKYIVITSKHHDGFAMFDSKADPFNIVQATPFKRDPLKEIAEECRKQDIRLGFYYSQDQDWTAPGGAAYKTGDHQPPTFHWDPAQNGSFSEYLHKKAIPQIKELLTNYGEYPAIVWFDTPTKDMTPELAGDIVKVLNQHPRLIWNNRLGGGYEGDTETPEQYIPARGYPGRDWESCMTMNDTWGFKQDDTNFKSTETLIRNLIDIASKGGNYLLNIGPMATGEVPAPEVERLQAVGKWLSVNGASIYATQPTLFGAEAGSFSPTEKDKEGKPKFIPAWQWRSTTKANEIYIHLFEWPNGSFHLDAVPRHVTGAYLLADEQQKPLKVTQSEKGLEVALPEQAPDPIASVLVLKTA
- a CDS encoding tetratricopeptide repeat protein, translating into MAEITPALIRTLHLPASYDDPAKNRHFTVYANNGALLQGEFETDASGNEVFRDTHALAWMIGAGENGLGFLASRDRYLFQAPLSFYAKTQAWSYSPGYEFADYGFSRPILTGCITCHSGFPRPVASTNGQYEEPAFSEAAIGCEKCHGPGQQHIRAMTMRAAKGAKDDLIVNPARLSSTLSDNLCMSCHQGDDVRVLQPGKRYSDFHPGMPLNDVLAIFKIPPTREAPPDDDHVDHYYAMTLSKCYRASAGRMRCITCHDPHVEPSKEQAPAYFNQKCLTCHTSHSCRLPLEARQRSTPADNCIGCHMPKRAIQTIAHTNATNHRIVRTPGEPFPDLAFQQTSASLPDLILLDPSPGKQADSPPLLTLLQAYGELSASKPEYVEPYLKILDLLSRSQPENALVQAALGRRALKSGDMTQAEKYLRHSLQLDSTQPAVAGDLAEALEKLGQAQEAADLLRNAVEQDPFNPVLRKKLIVSYIGLRQYAEAKSALEAYLSVFPQDSFMRQMLARVQASSTSP
- a CDS encoding tetratricopeptide repeat protein translates to MNLPEQKKTRSEVRRSKAPAAATMALLLFFMTVLRTSWAEPLPGCHGPQDLEQAVSSHPSAPAWTALGEWFGGQHQLPCATSAFEVALKLAPDSWQSRYDLGLTLLNAGDDTRAEQELRKVLRLRPGILQAHAALGVALSRLHQTDAAIAEFRIVLRSDPKSLAALDGISKAWIEQKKYTEAIAILKGAPASEPLELDLAAAYSGTGNTEEAVHILSGLLSGDPSDLQARVNLGLVFAEASRYSEAEAELRKADALSPNDPSVLTPLAMVLSRLDRKDEAIATLRKLCAIEPDSSDAHLNLGIALADEVQLNNALQEFSTAIRLAPRSAIAHYNKGRLLLDMQRNDEAQPELETSLRITPRFAQSWYLLSLIARQKGKDSEAVDDLRKVIAIEPGNAEAHYMLGRELLNAGDRPAAITEWRKTIEIQPNYGEALYNLSRILAQTDPAEAKQLQDRFIRLQAEQHVMDRASMLGNFALASADAHDWPQAIAHMKEALAACQSCSALPQLHKDLGLIYCRSGAYNDCREELLLAQKLSPGDADIEKSLRILAVQ